aatattttttagatgcttttgtatgttttttagaacaatatttttaactGAATTTTGAACCAGTTCTCGTAGTCCGAATATGCCGAAATTTGGCACAAAGAAATATATAAGGTTCGTAATCAAATTTGTAAAGCTGTTACAATATTCTCTAGATCATGCATACCTGAtattaaattcgaaaattcgaaatcaaattcgaaaattccaacttattttagaaaacatttgaaatctgctaaaataatctttaaatCATAAGgatacaacaaatttaaaaaaaatatatataattttcatgaatttttttatttttagtattttcaatGTTGTTTCAGAGTATAAgctttttaatgttattttttttttttaatattttttttaatttataaaaatcgagCAATTGTTCTGTGTAGCTTTTATATGACGGTCctattttagctttaatataACTTTAAGCTCCTCTCTGACTTCATCATATTTATcatttaaaagtgtttttacAACTTTAAATCATAAacagtaaattaaatataatcaatgTACAAGGCAGTGTAAAAAAAtgaatcattaaaaaacaattttgtattttcttatttactaagtattaatatgtattttttatttaaaatacaaacgaaatattttaaagccaaaataaatgtaaattgtaATTACGATTTAAAGCTTTGTATTGCATGAACAATTTCTATACACATTTTCATACCAAGAAGTTACAATATCttaaaaactgaatttatatttctctgattattttctttttgtttaatcTATATTTGTTGCAGATGACAAACGTGTCCTGTTTATAGATGTAAGAcgtgattttcgaaatgaacAACGTAGAATCAATAAAGACATTTTGCCCATTGTGAAAATTGAAACGAAACCTTCTCTTGCAGCGGCCATGCATACAAATCGTGATTTGGTTTTCATACCGGGACAACGGGGCAGAAATctgttattttatcaaaattatacaTACTCTAAGAATAATGGTACTGGCAATACCACCTATTGGAAATGTCGTATTGTGAAAAATGGCAAACCGTGCAATGCTCGCATCACGACATTCCTAAGACCCAACGGTCTGtacaatgtctttttaactAAACCAGAACACAGCCATCCGCCCTCAACAagactgtttaaaaataaacataaactaaACTAATGGAtgccaaaataatttaataaaaaaataaaataaattaatctaaaaaatatgtacatattataGCTATAACTTTGTTTTATTCGATAACATTTATCTAAACTTAATAAAAACTTGAATATACTAGATCTAACTAATACTTAATCTTTTGTCTGCTCTTCTCAGATCAAGAAACTACAGCCGCTGTGTATTCTGCTACTTCCCGGGGACGCATACAATTGATTTATGGCGGCCAACCATTTATATTCGAAAAGAAAATCAAACTGGCCACTAATGAGGAAAAGAAATACTGGCGTTGTAACCAATGGTGGAACCAGAAGTGTCGCTCTCGTGTTTGCACGATTAATGATATGGTCATACCCTTAAATCGCTATCATACCCATGAAGAAATTGTCAGGCGTAAGAAGCGTGTACGTAAAAATATACCGGGCGACAAGATCATTGTAAAATCTGAAGCACAAGATGTTGCGGCCAACTCGGCCTCCACAACGGCTGGCAGTGGCATTGATGTCAGCTCACTGGGCATGCATTTAAAATATGAAGAAATTGTGGCAGATGTAACCGAAATTGTCGAACCCTCTCCCATTGTCATAACTAAAAAATAGGAAATAGTTGTAACCAATTGTTCATATAATAACGAAAAACTTTATTAGATTTCATGCAAATAATAACAATCAATCAAtcaacaaccaaccaaccataaCATTCtaattatgcaaatatttttttctttttttttaaatttttgttttaattttattttattaataaaaaaagttcaataaaaataaaagtaacaaattaattatttttttctttctcatactttatactttataatatacatacatatgtatttgtttatttactaaCTAATGCTGTTTCGCTATTTATTTCTTTctccaaattttcaatttattttcagcttttacttttaataatttttacttcACCACTGGCCAACGTTCCTCCATAAAATTGGTTTATGCTGGTTatcattttgttaaatatatggaaaattccCGCGGCACCAAATGGATTTGTGCAACTCGTTCTTCCACAAAATGTCGTGCTCGCGTGCGCACCACAAAAGAATCTAAATTAGAAGTATTGCGACCAGATCATAATCATGATCTGATAAAACAGcgtataaaaaaaccaaaagttAAATTAGACGATGTTAATATTAGTTGTAGTTTAATAGATAATAAACAAAATCTagaataatattaaattgtttctaaattgtcgaaaactatattttttaatttttttttttttagaataatcgGGAGCAAAAAGTATTAGACAAATGCAATAGACAATTTATAATTgttaattatgtatatgttttaaaaaaaaaagttatcaggGAGGAAACATAATTTTCCTACCTTACTCgttccaaatttattaaaacttggTACACATACATGTTCATTATGGTCATACGCCAATTCTcagatttgttttttaattttacaaattttattatccACTCTAAAGCTTTTCCCATTTTGACCATCAATCATCAATATTCCTGTTATTTCgaaatatggtttaaaagatttgttgtaaattattcgattattattttaatcgaataaaaaatttaaaaaaaataataatttttaaaatttcctcgattattcgcaCAATTAAcgagtaaaaaatattcgaataatttaataaaatatatttaaaataaaaaaagtaatcgtTTCCAATAACATTTCCAATGTAACCATTGTTTCATTGTCCCCGAccatactgtgaaacatttgagtttattgatgaaaggggaaagaggaatggagAAGGGTACTCTGTTTCATGTACGTGCAGTTTTTTGTTGAGTAtctcatccacatttattcgttctacacagaaatgtcaaaaactgaaaatcaaaaacatcgttgtgtggacacgaatgcagtttcaatagagaatttaaaaatgaccaatttttttttaattttatctgataataataataaaaaaaaaaaaaaattactgacgaaattgaaaaattttattcgttggaataaaaaagatattttttctaACAGATATGCATAACAGATATGCATAAAAGCTATTCATCGGGACACTCTCCATTGCGCAAACCAACAAAAtaagcaatttaaaaatattttagatttatgcggttaatatatttattttaaatccatTTATTGATTAATAGGATTGACATCTACATAATTACTATATTTACGGTTTAAtattatcaataataaaaatacccTCACAATAAATAATGTACTCTAAATCTAAACTAAATTGCATGCATATGTAGACTACTGATTGATCTTATGTATTTTATCAAAACATGGTTCACACATCCAACAACCTTCTGGACACTTGGGACAAAACGAAGTAATTTTGGGCAACTTCTTTTTATCGACATTCGGATTCCTCAAGCAATACACACATATTCCCAAAAGTCGTTTACGATTGACCACATTCAATGAGTGATCATTTGCAGCTCTTTTAATTACAGCCTTTGGACTGGTCAATTGATTGTGAACCACTGCCCTGTCCACTGGTTGTATTATGGGCTTATCCAGTATAATCGAGGAAACACTTGTCGGTTCTATATTAATTGATTTATCTGCGCGTGTGCTGTTGTTTATATCGAAATCAATTTGCGTGGCtttaaatttaggaaaaaatttaGCTGGCGATTTGCGCAATACATTTgactttttgttaattaaatgtaGTTTGCCCTCGGGATGTACGAATTTGCGTGTAgatcctaaaaaaaatttaaatatattaattagtaaATGCAATTGATTACATATAAAGAGGTGTTGTACATGTActtagatttaaaattaaatacaaaaattgtttatttattacatttatttatttataaacttgtGGTATAAAAGTTGTTTGGTGTTTTTTAGGCGGATGATTATGTTGATATCTTAAGGAGAGTAGTCTTTTTTGTTTAGTGGTCAGTACAGCgggacattttattttattgttatagcTGGTGCAACGCCAGTGCACGATACAGGATGCCGTTGTTTTATTGTGAACATAGTAGGTATAATCTTTGTAAACCAAATGTCCACGATAATTGTAGGTAAATAAAAAAGATTCTgtagaataacaaaaaatatatattgtacatATAGTAAAAACTCatcaaaatatagaaaaatcacattcaaaatgaattattttattgcagttttgtaaatatttaaatttatttttcaagatTTCATTGTAAtcgatataaaaatttaagattttctcTCTTTGGCCAATTTGCGttgttcataaacaattttaagagaGCCTTTTTTACGTCTCTCTTTAAGTATACCATGATTATGATCTTCATCCACTATAGATACACGATCACCAGAAGGATTTGTTCTAACACGTGCTTTACAACTGAAATGAAGGAGAAAGATTTTGACaattacataaaataaattctaagATATTGTGATGAATTTTactgttaaaagaaattttctaaaaaattattttgagaaaaaatttttctcaaaaaaaaatatattttaagataaagattgaaaacaatatttggtggtaaaaaaaaaattgaggtgtttttcagttttaatgaaaaaaatggtGAAATTCATGTAAAAATAATGTTTCCCAATTTTACCCATTGTCGGTCTGAATTTCTATGGAAagatctatcattagatatccatattgacttattaatccagatacatatgtatgtatattaaaaatatgttaaaaatcgaggtagtcttgGTTTTTTGCTAATTGTGGCCCGAAGTTAAGCGTATGTATTGATGTTCAATCATATATGTACGTTATTTGGGGGactcggaaagttgatttcaacatacagtagGTAAGAccgacatggctatatcgattccgctgaTGCGATCCAtataatatatactttatggggtcgtaaatgaaatatatagaaattacgaatggaatgacaaaataaatatttatatgtacttACTTTAATGGTCGAAATTGTACACAGCGCCAATAAATCGTTCCACCTCTAATTCGATGTCTGGTATAAGGGAAACCATCTAAAACCAATTGATAGGAACCTTTTAAACTACTGCGATATTTAACACGATTTTGATCTGTAACTGGAATTTCGGGTAAATCACTGCCTACaaacaaataagaaataaaatattaattaatataaattaactaAACAAGTACTAGTGAAATCATAAGGATAATTACCAAaacttttacaatataaatttgctttaattttttttccacaaaatccAAATTAAGACATATCatacttaatttattttttgtttttcttttaagcgAACAAtgcaaaataacaaacattaaataatttaaataaaataaagtgtttCTTATCAATAGAagttacattttaattaaacattatgTATGTATTCAACAATACATAATGTATTTTCTTATCTAAACTAAACTAAGTCTGTAAAGGAATTTGAAAAGAATTACAATTTGGATCATTTTTGTATCAACATAATGGTTGTTGGATGGGCCAGCAATTGTTGATCATGCTGTTGTTCCTGGGTTTCAGAAGTGATGACTTCTTGGACTTCTTCCTCTTGAGTTATTTGAAATGGCTGTGTCTCTGATCTATCAACTTTGATACGCTGTAATAATGTTCCAGCATTTTGACCTGTCATACGATTTCTTACAATCATTTTAGCAATTTTGTCTGTATGTGGCGGATGATTGTGCGGGCCACCGGAGAGTCCTTTGAGTTTACCATTTTCTAACACACATCGAGAGCGACAACGTTCTTGTTGTAACTTTTTGGAATAGTTGTGACAACGCCAATACTCCTTATTACTCTTTCGACTATGACAATTGTACATGAAATTGTTCAATATTAGACAGGGTGTTGCCCAAGGACTTTCAATAAAGAATAGCTTAGAATCTAGAGgaagacaaaataaaattaaatatagttatTAGTTCAAGTTGTATAATGTATGTAgtaatctaaaaaattttaatttttactaattaTCTAGATGTATTATCTAGatgtaatatgtatattaataattGTGTATATTCTTgatattcataattttattttccttatatgattatgattttttaatttaactaaactagaactataGAAGAAAATGCTTATGATTAAATCCTAATGACCATACTAGCTTTCGTActtcaaaatttcacatgtgaactttctttaaattatttaaataaataaatcaatttcattttaaaagtttaatttacaaCATTGATATTGAATGAAATTCTTTTctgattttatgttttttaagtgATTATAAATTACATTGGGTCTCTTTTCAATATGGAGTGAGTTTTCATATCCAAACCAGCACAAGCAGCCGGCACATACAGTTTATATTCTTTGCCACTTTTCTGggttaaaatatcaatattggTTATTGATATAAAATCGTTGATAGATGTACTATCGGGTTTTAATTCAATATAGTCGCCCAAATCTTCCTCCTCATTGTACAGAGGTCTTTGGTTTATTCTCTGCAAGTGATCCTCATGATTGTGTTCCCGCCTGGCAGCCACCAATTCATTTTTCTTTGTTATAACTACCGCCTTGCAACGCATTTTTAGTACATCAATGCAACGCCAGGTGGTATGACCATTTGCTTGAGTTAGTTTCTTATTGTAAATGAATCCATTATATACAAGCTGGGCATTTTTCTTCTGACTGCGTATGAATTTAACTTGTCCTAAAAATAAggcaaataacaattttattgggtttttttatattttacgtttaagttaaactttaaagataaattaaaatattttaatttattttagaaatgaaaCAACAGCCAAACATgtacttttttctaatattttattaaatattcaataaatataaataagaatTATGGACTTAAATTTCCTCGgactgaaaatagaaaaattcatAAGGGATATGTAAaccatattaatttaattaaattataataatatctACAATAATAGTAACTTAAAATTGAccagctttttttattattttcatatatttaccAAACAGCCACCTCCGAGTAAGTAGCCTTCAACTTTAATgacgaaaattaaaatttagttattagaaaaaaaaaatcactcatatatttcCTTGgattttgattatttatattatcTGCAACTGAAGatgttatttacattaaaatatttattatattttattatcatagtttttttttatttccttaaataaCAAACCAAAACactgtatttttaacttttgctgtcaacattttctgtacttttatcaaattgttgttgtactaAAAAACAGTGTTGGTTAACGATATAAATACACAGGGTTGTAAAATATCGTAATATTAaccaaataattatttatttattattattcattacaatatttattattacttatgAAAATTAATATAGGCATTTTGAGACAGCGATACTCTAAATATTTCTCAGAAAATTGATTATCATATTACAACGTATTAgcctaaataaaaatgtatccgatttcagaaaaaaatatttaattattaattttattaatggcATTACGCCTTTTCAGCCGATCAATTTTCATCACATaccaaaataaaacataattatgtacACCAGAAATTCAATTTCCATAATCATTATTGACATAccgataattttaataattgttaaaaaaaactgtatttcatacattttcaaaattaatgaaattatacagggAATAATTcggtataattttatttaatgtatataaataatatttggctgaattaatgtaataaattaaaaagaaatcgtTACTAGGAATCGATTTACagtgttataataaatttaattcaatgCGGTACAactgttctgtaaatcgaatTCGTTTACGTTTATAAAACGAATTCACATATTTTGGTGTATATCGAATAcacatgatttttactttttagaAAACAGCTGTTTCAATATATAAAATCATGCGATTTGCAGAACATCAATTGGTCAATTATTCGATcaattaatttacaaaacagGGTTGTTATTAACGTAACATTTACGCAACTGTTATGTAAATCGAACATTATATACATATCTTTCGTCTAAAGTTTTGTTATTCCGAAACTAAATTCGAATTTGTTCTATTAATACATTGCAATTCCAATCAAACTGGAGTAACCTATCATTGGAAAAAGGCGAACAATGGATTGTAAGCCCCAAAAAAGGGGCCAATTGGCGATATTatcagcccaatcatgaataaaaaatccgcgggagttttttcgattttcctattcaaattcagtgTTACAAATGAGAAAATGGTATTTGGGCTGTTTTAtttctgtaaacattttttctcATCACTAAAttgttgacattaaaaaaagatACATAAGTCGATAagttaactttttaaaattttagcatatttGCTATCATTGCCCTCGCgcattttttattcatgatatGAAAAACACGAGAGATACGCCCATGTTTGGTAAACACAGGGTTTTCAAATCGTTTTGAAAACGCTGTTCTGAAAACCATGCGATTTGCTATTCGTATACACTAGCTGTTTGAAAACTCCAAATGCGTAACTCAATCCTAAAGCGAAAAATTCGAAACAATTTCGGGCTTGTTcggaaatgcatttgatgcgcaGTAcgttctaaaatgcaaaagttggCAACGCTGCAAATGACGAGTTCTAAAACGCAACAGACGATGCGCAAAAAACCATCACAAAAATGGCTGATGCATTGTCTGCGCATCAAAATCGCAAACTAATTACAGATACGCATCAATtgcagcgcagtgatgcattGTCGAAAAAGCCATGCATTTCATGTGCATCTGTGATTAGAATGTACTGCGCATCagatgcatttccgaaaaggccctAGTTTGCGGTGCAAATCAGCTAATGCGCATCATCCGTTTCAGTTGCTTTTTGGAACTCGACATTTGTAGTGTTGCCAACTTTTACATTTTAGAATGTATGTCCCTTTTCACACTAGGCAGTTTAGTTGCTCAAAATTCTTGCCTAACATCAGTGATGCACGAACgcaattaaaattttgtcatcgCTGAATTACCTCAAATGCATGTATTCGCCCATGTTTGGAAACAACGGTTTCCAAATCACTTGAGGTTTGAAAAACGCATTCCAGCATGCGCCCATGTTTTGGAAAACGCATTTCACCTTGTTCTGAAAACCACCCGATCTATTGGTTTCAGTATACACTAGCGGTTTGAAAACGCTAAATTTCTAGCGTTTTCGTTTGTCAGAACACCTGTTTGGAGTTTTCAAATCGGAAACGCAAATTTTAAGCGATATGCGCTTTTCAGAACATGGGCGATTGTCTCTAAATACAAATTTCAGACTCGGCATTAAATGCCGTTGTTCCAATTATAGGAACAACATCCAATTCAACATGTTACAATGAACTCCAAAAATGATGTGTATAATTTTGAAAGGagaaataaatttggaatatcATAGCTTATGGGTcaatggcaaccgaacttcaatTACGATAGAGGTTAACCAAAAATTTCCGGTTGCCAATTTGACAACAGAAAAGATAGTTGCTATATGTAATACCATTTAGGCAACTGAAGTTctgttgccatccataatcgacccattaAATCCTAGGATTCATgttattattgtaaaatgtttatGATAGTCCACCATATAAACGTGTTGCAAGGCTTCTAAAATAAGAACTGTAACAAGCTTTACAGTAACCAAAGTTTCTAATGAATTCTTAATTTTATATCATTATTCTGTTGTTGAATTCATATACAGGCCTGTCATCAgaattccgatcgaaagtggaattaattccgtattttgctttttcagaaaaagtaaaacgaaaatttctttcggaatgaaaccattTTCAGtattcaaagtggaattgattgtaattatttggttttctaaaatttttaatcaatttctgtaccaaaacctTCACATTTGTTGAATAAgaaaaacgctgtcaaattaaaatcagtaatacagaattatgaaatatttttggaattaataaattacacggaatcggaagaacctaaaacgaaattgatcggaataaaaactacggaattgaaaccattccgaacaaaatgtgtgacaggcttCATTCTTTATCAAATTCATACATTGAAGTTTTCTATCAGGGGGGGttatgtaattcgattcgaaactctttcgaaatacatacattaatacattgtataaaacatataaattcAAACGAATTTCTTTTCGAAAGTTGTTACATAACCCCTCGGGTGGTACCTATTGGTGcgttcataatgcaataacatTCCTGcaatttaaaagttaacgttcgaaaaatcatatttttgaagCATCAATGCGCTGCATTTGATTAGTTTGCGATGCTGATAAAAATCAGCTGATGCGCATACCATGCAGTGATGCCGCAAATTTATGCTAACCACATCATTTAATTCATCTAACTAATAAATTActcggaatctgaagaacctaaaatgAATCGATCGGAACAAAAATCTTTTATCTTAACAAtaattcaaaggttgaatgaattttatttcaattaagcTAAATAATGTTGTCGGGAACGGTTTtgtgaattaagattttagtgaattcaACTATAATTTAATTCGAAGCTGTTTGTAAtcctttgaaaattttcttaaaaattcagtttttcttaaaaaagagggtttttttaaatattgtcaaacttataaaaactaatttataacattttttcaggatctacaccatttccaattgtatttcagaaatttctaattgtatttcagaaatttctaattatattt
The nucleotide sequence above comes from Calliphora vicina chromosome 1, idCalVici1.1, whole genome shotgun sequence. Encoded proteins:
- the pre-mod(mdg4)-U gene encoding uncharacterized protein pre-mod(mdg4)-U, with protein sequence CFAIYFFLQIFNLFSAFTFNNFYFTTGQRSSIKLVYAGYHFVKYMENSRGTKWICATRSSTKCRARVRTTKESKLEVLRPDHNHDLIKQRIKKPKVKLDDVNISCSLIDNKQNLE
- the pre-mod(mdg4)-V gene encoding uncharacterized protein pre-mod(mdg4)-V, yielding YLIFCLLFSDQETTAAVYSATSRGRIQLIYGGQPFIFEKKIKLATNEEKKYWRCNQWWNQKCRSRVCTINDMVIPLNRYHTHEEIVRRKKRVRKNIPGDKIIVKSEAQDVAANSASTTAGSGIDVSSLGMHLKYEEIVADVTEIVEPSPIVITKK